In Rhipicephalus microplus isolate Deutch F79 chromosome 7, USDA_Rmic, whole genome shotgun sequence, one genomic interval encodes:
- the LOC142767589 gene encoding uncharacterized protein LOC142767589 isoform X2: MLQQPPQESSHHQNGHARQDDNGPARALAMQERAQAMKLWRKRAWSTLNTSERTRGSSKKITLVSSLYLPMHASESYQCTLHKM, translated from the exons ATGCTTCAGCAACCACCTCAAGAGAGCAGCCACCATCAAAACG GTCACGCTCGTCAAGACGACAACGGACCTGCGAGGGCGCTAG caatgcagGAGAGGGCACAAGCCATGAAGCTGTGGCGCAAGCGTGCATGGAGCACCTTGAACACATCAGAGCGAACAAGGGGGTCATCAAAAAAGATAACATTGGTTTCTTCGCTCTACCTACCGATGCACGCCTCAGAGAGCTACCAGTGCACATTGCACAAGATGTAA
- the LOC142767589 gene encoding uncharacterized protein LOC142767589 isoform X1: MLHAIVTLYKLYNNTAFFCSDASATTSREQPPSKRSRSSRRQRTCEGASNAGEGTSHEAVAQACMEHLEHIRANKGVIKKDNIGFFALPTDARLRELPVHIAQDVMNAVELMLYEAKAKLHQSSDAN, translated from the exons ATGCTGCATGCAATTGTAACACTTTATAAGTTGTATAATAATACTGCCTTCTTCTGCAGTGATGCTTCAGCAACCACCTCAAGAGAGCAGCCACCATCAAAACG GTCACGCTCGTCAAGACGACAACGGACCTGCGAGGGCGCTAG caatgcagGAGAGGGCACAAGCCATGAAGCTGTGGCGCAAGCGTGCATGGAGCACCTTGAACACATCAGAGCGAACAAGGGGGTCATCAAAAAAGATAACATTGGTTTCTTCGCTCTACCTACCGATGCACGCCTCAGAGAGCTACCAGTGCACATTGCACAAGATGTAATGAATGCAGTAGAACTTATGCTGTATGAAGCAAAGGCAAAATTGCATCAGAGCAGTGATGCAAATTGA
- the LOC142767589 gene encoding uncharacterized protein LOC142767589 isoform X3: protein MYPYLYDKRHPSFKDRTKKDRAWAEIGSMFGMSTATSQQKRLTRDHRLGQAMQRNRNVPLIRLRRLVSTAAAMSKTFMNPPK from the exons ATGTACCCATATCTGTATGACAAGCGGCACCCTTCTTTTAAAGATCGGACAAAGAAGGACCGGGCTTGGGCAGAGATCGGAAGCATGTTCGGCATGTCGA CAGCCACATCACAGCAGAAGAGGCTAACGAGAG ATCACCGCCTCGGCCAAGCCATGCAGCGGAACCGGAACGTACCCCTGATACGCCTGAGGAGACTGGTGTCGACAGCTGCAGCAATGAGTAAAACCTTTATGAATCCACCTAAGTAA